A single window of Mycolicibacterium madagascariense DNA harbors:
- a CDS encoding LLM class flavin-dependent oxidoreductase: protein MPRRGEPLRKLGFLTIGRFDADDPGPGIEETLEVITRAEHLGFDSVWLRDRHLQPGISSPVAIMAAASQRTSRIELGTAVIPLGLENPFRLAEDLATVDILSGGRINPGVSVGTPMMYDHYKTALYPDTHALEDFSKERVLRLLRCLRGEPVSDFEGTVGIEQFTNRIQPHSPGLADRVWYGGGRESAIWAAGQGINYLTSSVVTTEGTESHDFATIQGEHIDAFLANHPHPESARVSQGLVVIPTDSATDDQIRRYREYAAGRFDRTRSPQGARGILFSPDFVGTSDELADHLFDHAGFQRATETAFALPFSFEEDDYRQIITDLAEKLGPRLGWQPKD from the coding sequence ATGCCCAGACGCGGCGAGCCCCTGCGCAAGCTCGGTTTCCTGACCATCGGGCGGTTCGACGCCGACGATCCGGGCCCGGGCATCGAGGAGACCCTCGAGGTCATCACGCGCGCCGAGCACCTCGGTTTCGACAGCGTGTGGTTGCGCGACCGCCACCTCCAGCCGGGCATCTCCTCACCGGTCGCCATCATGGCGGCCGCCAGCCAGCGCACGTCGCGCATCGAACTGGGCACCGCGGTGATCCCACTGGGGCTGGAGAATCCGTTCCGGCTGGCCGAAGACCTGGCGACCGTCGACATCCTGTCCGGCGGACGGATCAATCCCGGCGTCTCGGTCGGTACGCCGATGATGTACGACCACTACAAGACCGCGCTCTATCCCGATACCCATGCGCTGGAGGACTTCTCGAAGGAGCGCGTGCTGCGTCTGCTGCGCTGTCTACGTGGTGAGCCGGTCAGCGACTTCGAGGGCACGGTCGGCATCGAGCAGTTCACCAACCGCATCCAGCCGCATTCGCCGGGGCTGGCCGACCGCGTCTGGTACGGCGGGGGCCGGGAGTCCGCGATCTGGGCCGCTGGGCAGGGCATCAACTATCTGACGAGTTCGGTCGTCACCACCGAGGGCACCGAATCGCACGACTTCGCCACGATTCAGGGCGAGCACATCGACGCCTTCCTCGCCAACCACCCCCATCCCGAATCCGCAAGGGTGTCACAGGGTTTGGTGGTCATTCCGACGGACTCGGCGACCGACGACCAGATTCGGCGCTACCGCGAGTACGCCGCGGGCCGGTTCGACCGCACCAGGTCACCGCAGGGCGCGCGGGGCATCCTGTTCTCCCCCGACTTCGTCGGCACGTCGGACGAACTCGCCGACCACCTGTTCGACCACGCCGGCTTCCAGCGGGCCACCGAGACCGCCTTCGCACTGCCCTTCAGCTTCGAGGAGGACGACTACCGGCAGATCATCACCGATCTGGCCGAGAAGCTCGGACCTCGCCTTGGCTGGCAGCCCAAGGACTAG
- a CDS encoding TfoX/Sxy family protein gives MAYDEDLANRIRELVAAEHAEEKRMFGGLAFLINGNMSVAASGRGGLMVRVPPEDTAALLARKHVEPMVMAGRETRGWVRVAPEGIATKRQLQSWVTRGVVYARSLPPK, from the coding sequence ATGGCGTACGACGAGGACCTCGCCAACCGCATTCGCGAGCTCGTGGCGGCCGAGCACGCCGAGGAGAAGCGGATGTTCGGCGGGTTGGCATTCCTGATCAACGGCAACATGTCCGTCGCCGCGAGCGGCCGCGGTGGCCTGATGGTGCGGGTGCCACCCGAGGACACCGCCGCGCTGCTCGCACGCAAGCACGTCGAGCCAATGGTGATGGCGGGGCGCGAGACTCGCGGTTGGGTCAGGGTGGCACCCGAGGGGATCGCCACGAAGCGCCAGTTGCAGTCCTGGGTGACGCGCGGTGTCGTCTACGCCAGGAGCCTGCCGCCGAAATAG
- a CDS encoding endonuclease, with protein sequence MAKDSPREIVKRLLATAGTTYAHEAGITMKDTPMPLFQLLVLCMLASKPIDANLAVAAARELFHEGLRTPEAVRKAERHTMIDAFGRASYTRYDESSATRLAELAQAVGDDYDDDLRALAEAADGDPATAAKLLQGFKGIGATGSDIFLREVQDTWTWVRPYFDDRARDAAQQLGLPTDSQELGALATGGTAELAAALVRASLDDDVRTAVAG encoded by the coding sequence ATGGCGAAAGACTCCCCGCGCGAGATCGTGAAGCGGCTATTGGCCACGGCCGGTACGACCTATGCGCACGAAGCAGGCATCACCATGAAGGACACGCCGATGCCGCTGTTCCAGCTCCTCGTCCTGTGCATGCTTGCCAGCAAGCCCATCGACGCGAACCTCGCCGTCGCCGCCGCCCGCGAGTTGTTCCACGAGGGCCTTCGCACCCCTGAGGCGGTGCGAAAGGCGGAGCGTCACACCATGATCGACGCATTCGGGCGCGCAAGTTACACCCGCTACGACGAGAGTTCGGCCACGCGGTTGGCCGAGCTGGCCCAGGCGGTGGGCGACGACTACGACGACGATCTGCGCGCGCTCGCCGAAGCGGCCGACGGTGACCCCGCCACGGCAGCCAAGCTCCTGCAGGGCTTCAAGGGCATCGGGGCGACCGGTTCCGACATCTTCCTGCGCGAGGTCCAGGACACCTGGACGTGGGTGCGACCGTACTTCGACGACCGAGCCCGCGACGCCGCCCAGCAACTCGGCTTGCCCACCGACTCCCAGGAACTGGGCGCACTGGCCACCGGCGGCACCGCCGAACTCGCCGCCGCCCTGGTGCGAGCATCCCTCGACGACGACGTGCGCACCGCCGTCGCCGGTTGA
- a CDS encoding endonuclease domain-containing protein — MTRGEPLSLAHLPVDRVIRLAGLTDEQLAIALDPLPPGAPVVIGYCVDGQGPSQRDVVQDALVALASVALVLYPAWLPDAAVIETSGDFDLRVVRELAHRRAADSVHFGPFLADMAEAALSGHSPDRRIPPDVRAVGLSRIIAESYGRAGVVLLVAPPTSAIGEREQGRIAMALEWLAQHGIGGWLVPDALPLVDRYPTWQVTVPAHLEALRANGSAEPPPVLDYPALAGRPHPGSATEQALERRLARCEWAVGRTWNQEYASHSLAPPIRVDLMWPAERCVVEIDGPEHRGSLNYAADRRRDNGLTLDGFAVLRFTNEEIDDDPLRVLAVIESLLSKKRANEGNLP; from the coding sequence GTGACGCGCGGGGAACCGCTGTCGCTGGCGCACCTCCCCGTCGACCGGGTGATCAGGCTCGCAGGGCTGACCGACGAGCAGCTCGCGATCGCCCTCGACCCGTTGCCGCCGGGTGCACCGGTCGTCATCGGCTATTGCGTCGACGGACAGGGGCCGTCGCAGCGCGACGTGGTGCAGGACGCGTTGGTCGCGCTCGCATCGGTGGCGCTCGTGCTGTACCCCGCGTGGCTCCCCGACGCCGCCGTCATCGAGACCAGCGGTGACTTCGACCTCCGCGTGGTCCGCGAACTCGCGCATAGGCGGGCCGCCGACAGCGTGCACTTCGGGCCGTTCCTCGCCGACATGGCCGAGGCGGCGCTGTCCGGCCACTCACCCGATCGACGGATTCCGCCCGACGTGCGTGCCGTGGGGCTGAGCCGGATCATCGCCGAGAGCTATGGGCGTGCCGGCGTCGTATTGCTCGTCGCTCCCCCGACGTCGGCCATTGGCGAGCGCGAGCAAGGCCGCATCGCGATGGCGTTGGAGTGGCTCGCCCAGCACGGCATCGGCGGCTGGCTCGTACCGGACGCGCTGCCGCTCGTCGACCGGTACCCGACGTGGCAGGTGACCGTGCCGGCCCATCTGGAGGCCCTGAGGGCGAACGGCTCGGCCGAACCCCCGCCGGTGCTCGACTACCCGGCGCTGGCGGGTCGACCGCATCCCGGGAGCGCGACCGAGCAGGCGCTGGAGCGACGCCTCGCGCGGTGCGAGTGGGCGGTGGGGCGGACGTGGAATCAGGAGTATGCGAGCCACTCGCTGGCCCCACCCATCCGCGTCGACCTGATGTGGCCCGCCGAACGCTGCGTCGTGGAGATCGACGGACCCGAACACCGTGGCAGTCTGAACTACGCTGCCGACCGTCGGCGCGACAACGGCCTGACCCTCGACGGCTTCGCCGTGCTGCGGTTCACCAACGAGGAGATCGACGACGATCCGTTGCGGGTGCTCGCCGTAATCGAAAGCCTGCTATCCAAGAAGAGAGCCAACGAAGGGAATCTTCCGTGA
- a CDS encoding helicase HerA domain-containing protein: MDPRQREALKSLRLSFAPSADDLWHAQGAFHVSGVNDEAIEQVMDAFADADRQPDSSPLGVVIRGQAGSGKTHLLGVVREKVQAAGGFFFLLQLLDATSFWESARSSILESLGRPAHVRETQLKELLWQLASVAHVSRADRRAVSGEDELTPEVLTAFVNALHKAAPQTVRQTHHTLRALTLLGAADLGVQDVGQAYLNSAEDVDDTGRRQWSIGVSTLTPQECVRDISRLVALAGPAVMAIDQIDTLLAQSATSTAGRDSAVTDNRDLDHVAHGLMSVRETMRRTAEVVACLPVVWESIRTRSTASVADRFRATSPLKGLPSAAAGRAILERRFTASYRSVEFTPPYPSWPILPSAFDEAPDYTPRRLLQVADAHVRRCLDDDAVHELAHLKSPAEPGPRTADEPPPRSGDLDRRFADYRRRAVGSAALDPEGEDTTVPALLSAALDAWIAERGDVEQTFHFDPPPGKQVRLHGRLRQTLDAETDEERHWAFRAIASTNAIAVQNRIKNACVAAGFSAGTDKRQVFLLRNTPWPGGAKTTQVVADFEAGGGRTLTLSDDDLRTLSALRDLIDDNDAELPAWLVARKPAHGLAFLREALGEGAGPLPPEMPAPPTAFGPDPAPEAEPEPWAKRLKRERPKVPTSSTAVPLGIDDASGEPLSVELLALRKHTAIFAGSGSGKTVLIRRLVEECALRGVSSIVLDPNNDLARLGLPWAEHPSGWQPDDSALATDYLDNTEVVVWTPRRSAGRPLSFQPLPDFASVVDDHDEFNEAVESAFAAMEPHAHLSGKTPKANQARAVLREALQWYGRRPEPTLPGFLAALADLPDGVSVIANAKDRAEELSQNLRAAMVNDPLFGGEGVAADPGSLLTPSAGYRARVSVISMVGLADGPQREGFVNQLQMALFAWIKRHPAGDRPLGGLLVMDEAQNFAPSGRTTVATRSTLALSSQARKYGLGLVYATQAPRGLNPNIPGNAATQFFGLLNAPVQIAVAKEMARVKGGFVPDISRLRAGNFYAALEGTAFQRITTPWCLSYHPQSPLTTEEVLELARRPLGPKQ; this comes from the coding sequence ATGGATCCCCGGCAACGCGAGGCCCTCAAGTCGCTGCGCCTGTCGTTCGCGCCGTCGGCCGACGATTTGTGGCATGCACAGGGCGCATTCCACGTGTCCGGGGTCAACGACGAGGCGATCGAACAGGTCATGGACGCCTTCGCCGACGCCGACCGGCAGCCCGATTCGAGCCCGCTCGGCGTGGTGATCCGCGGGCAGGCGGGATCGGGCAAGACCCACCTCCTCGGCGTCGTGCGCGAGAAGGTCCAGGCCGCGGGCGGATTCTTCTTCCTCCTGCAGCTCCTCGACGCCACCAGCTTCTGGGAGTCGGCGCGCAGCAGCATCCTGGAGAGCCTCGGCAGGCCGGCGCACGTCCGCGAAACCCAGCTCAAAGAGCTGCTGTGGCAACTGGCGTCGGTGGCTCACGTGTCGCGCGCCGACCGGCGGGCCGTCTCCGGTGAGGACGAACTGACCCCCGAGGTGCTCACCGCCTTCGTCAATGCGCTGCACAAGGCGGCACCCCAGACGGTGCGTCAGACCCACCACACCCTGCGCGCCCTGACCCTGCTGGGCGCCGCCGATCTCGGTGTGCAGGACGTCGGGCAGGCCTACCTGAACTCGGCCGAGGACGTCGACGACACCGGCCGCCGGCAGTGGTCCATCGGGGTCTCGACGCTGACGCCGCAGGAATGCGTGCGCGACATCTCACGCCTGGTCGCCCTCGCCGGGCCCGCGGTGATGGCGATCGACCAGATCGACACGCTGCTGGCCCAATCCGCGACCTCGACGGCCGGTCGTGACTCCGCGGTGACCGACAACCGCGACCTCGACCACGTCGCCCACGGGCTGATGTCGGTCCGAGAAACGATGCGCCGCACCGCAGAAGTGGTCGCCTGCCTACCCGTGGTGTGGGAGTCGATCCGAACCCGGTCGACGGCATCGGTGGCCGACCGGTTCAGGGCGACGTCACCGTTGAAGGGGCTGCCGAGCGCGGCCGCCGGTCGGGCGATCCTCGAGCGCCGGTTCACCGCGAGTTACCGCTCGGTGGAGTTCACTCCGCCGTATCCCAGTTGGCCGATCCTGCCGTCGGCGTTCGACGAGGCGCCCGACTACACCCCGCGTCGACTCCTTCAAGTGGCCGACGCCCACGTCCGCCGGTGCCTCGACGACGACGCCGTGCACGAACTCGCCCACCTGAAGAGCCCGGCCGAACCGGGTCCGCGGACCGCCGATGAACCGCCTCCCCGCAGCGGCGACCTCGACCGTCGATTCGCCGACTACCGAAGGCGCGCAGTCGGTTCGGCCGCGTTGGATCCCGAAGGCGAGGACACCACCGTGCCTGCCCTGCTGTCGGCGGCGCTGGATGCCTGGATCGCCGAACGCGGAGACGTCGAGCAGACGTTTCACTTCGATCCCCCGCCGGGCAAGCAGGTTCGCCTGCACGGGCGGCTGAGGCAGACCCTCGACGCCGAGACCGACGAGGAACGACACTGGGCCTTCCGGGCGATCGCCAGCACGAATGCGATCGCCGTGCAGAACCGAATCAAGAATGCTTGTGTGGCAGCAGGTTTCAGTGCGGGCACCGACAAGCGTCAGGTATTCCTGCTGCGCAATACGCCGTGGCCCGGCGGCGCGAAGACGACGCAGGTGGTGGCCGACTTCGAAGCGGGCGGCGGCCGCACGTTGACCCTCTCCGATGACGACCTGCGCACCCTGTCGGCGCTGCGCGACCTCATCGACGACAACGATGCCGAACTCCCTGCGTGGCTCGTCGCCCGCAAGCCCGCGCACGGCCTGGCGTTCCTGCGCGAGGCACTCGGCGAGGGTGCCGGCCCGCTGCCACCCGAGATGCCCGCGCCGCCAACGGCTTTCGGGCCGGATCCAGCGCCGGAGGCAGAGCCGGAACCGTGGGCGAAGCGGCTCAAGAGGGAACGTCCCAAGGTACCGACCAGCAGCACCGCGGTACCCCTCGGCATCGACGACGCCTCCGGTGAACCATTGAGCGTCGAACTGCTTGCCCTGCGCAAGCATACGGCCATCTTCGCCGGCTCCGGCTCGGGCAAGACGGTGCTCATCCGGCGCCTCGTCGAGGAGTGTGCCCTGCGCGGCGTGTCGTCCATCGTCCTGGACCCCAACAACGATCTGGCGCGACTCGGCCTGCCCTGGGCCGAACACCCGAGCGGTTGGCAGCCGGACGATTCCGCGCTGGCAACAGACTATCTGGACAACACCGAGGTCGTCGTCTGGACACCCCGTCGCTCGGCGGGGCGACCGCTGTCGTTCCAACCGCTGCCCGACTTCGCCAGCGTCGTCGACGACCATGACGAGTTCAACGAGGCCGTCGAATCCGCCTTCGCCGCAATGGAACCGCACGCCCACCTGTCGGGCAAGACCCCCAAGGCCAACCAGGCGCGCGCGGTACTCAGGGAGGCCCTGCAGTGGTACGGGCGGCGACCGGAGCCGACGCTGCCCGGATTCCTCGCCGCGCTGGCCGACCTGCCCGACGGGGTCAGCGTCATCGCCAACGCCAAGGATCGGGCCGAGGAGCTGAGCCAGAACCTGCGGGCTGCGATGGTGAACGATCCGCTGTTCGGCGGCGAGGGCGTTGCCGCGGATCCGGGGTCCCTGCTCACGCCCTCGGCCGGTTACCGCGCCAGGGTGTCGGTGATCAGCATGGTCGGACTGGCCGACGGGCCCCAGCGCGAAGGCTTCGTCAACCAGCTGCAGATGGCGCTGTTCGCCTGGATCAAGCGCCATCCCGCGGGTGACCGCCCGCTCGGCGGCCTCTTGGTGATGGACGAGGCCCAGAACTTCGCACCGTCGGGTCGGACCACCGTCGCGACACGCAGCACCTTGGCGCTCTCGTCGCAGGCCCGCAAGTACGGCCTGGGGTTGGTCTACGCCACCCAGGCGCCGCGCGGCCTGAATCCGAACATCCCCGGCAACGCGGCGACACAGTTCTTCGGGTTGCTCAACGCACCCGTGCAGATCGCCGTCGCCAAGGAGATGGCGCGGGTCAAGGGCGGATTCGTTCCGGACATCAGCCGACTGCGCGCCGGCAACTTCTATGCAGCGCTGGAAGGCACTGCCTTCCAACGGATTACGACACCATGGTGTCTGTCGTATCACCCGCAGAGCCCGCTGACGACGGAAGAGGTGCTGGAGCTCGCGCGGCGGCCGCTCGGGCCCAAGCAGTAG
- a CDS encoding substrate-binding domain-containing protein has translation MNLTTKLGAVAAAGALVLGLTACGAGDTESQSGKTRIGVTVYDMSSFITAGKEGMEQYAKDNDIELVWNSANNDVSTQASQVDSLINQGVAAIIVVPAQADSLGPQIATAKSKNIPLLAVNAALDSNDLAGNVQPDDVAAGAQEMQMMADRLGGKGNIVILQGPLGGSGEINRGKGIDQVLAKYPNIKVLAKDTANWKRDEAVNKTKNWISSFGPQINGVVSQNDDMGLGALQALKEANLANVPIVGIDGIEDGLNAVKNGEFIGTSLQNGTVELSAGLAVANALVKKQDVNKNPVYVMPAITKDNVDVAIQHVVTDRQKFLAGLGELTAQNLKTGDIAYEGIPGQKQP, from the coding sequence ATGAATCTGACGACGAAGTTGGGCGCTGTAGCAGCAGCTGGCGCGCTGGTACTTGGATTGACGGCCTGCGGTGCGGGTGACACCGAATCCCAGAGTGGCAAGACCCGAATCGGTGTGACGGTGTACGACATGAGCTCGTTCATCACCGCGGGCAAGGAGGGCATGGAGCAGTACGCCAAGGACAACGACATCGAGCTGGTCTGGAACTCCGCCAACAACGACGTCTCGACCCAGGCGAGCCAGGTCGACTCGTTGATCAACCAGGGCGTGGCGGCGATCATCGTCGTTCCCGCGCAGGCGGATTCACTCGGCCCGCAGATCGCGACGGCCAAGTCGAAGAACATCCCGCTGCTGGCCGTGAACGCGGCGCTCGACAGCAACGACCTCGCGGGCAACGTGCAGCCCGACGACGTGGCCGCGGGCGCCCAGGAGATGCAGATGATGGCCGACAGGCTCGGCGGCAAGGGCAACATCGTCATCCTGCAGGGTCCGCTCGGTGGCTCGGGAGAGATCAACCGCGGCAAGGGAATCGACCAGGTGCTCGCCAAGTACCCGAACATCAAGGTGCTGGCCAAGGACACGGCCAACTGGAAGCGCGACGAAGCGGTCAACAAGACGAAGAACTGGATCTCCAGCTTCGGACCGCAGATCAACGGCGTGGTGTCGCAGAACGACGACATGGGCCTCGGCGCGCTGCAGGCCCTCAAGGAGGCGAACCTCGCCAACGTGCCGATCGTCGGCATCGACGGCATCGAGGACGGGCTGAACGCGGTCAAGAACGGCGAATTCATCGGCACCTCACTGCAGAACGGCACCGTCGAGCTGTCCGCAGGACTCGCCGTGGCCAACGCGCTCGTCAAGAAGCAGGACGTCAACAAGAACCCGGTGTACGTCATGCCCGCCATCACGAAGGACAACGTCGACGTGGCGATCCAGCACGTCGTCACCGACCGGCAGAAGTTCCTCGCCGGGCTCGGTGAGCTGACCGCGCAGAACCTCAAGACGGGCGACATCGCCTACGAGGGCATCCCCGGCCAGAAGCAACCCTAG
- a CDS encoding substrate-binding domain-containing protein — protein sequence MRLTTTFVAIASATVLGLGLTACGAGDTESQSGKTRIGVTVYDMSSFITAGKEGMDQYAKDNNIELLWNSANGDVSTQASQVDSLINQGVAGIIIVPIQADSLGPQVQTAKAKGIPLVAVNAALNNKDVAGNVQPDDVAAGAQEMQMMADKLGGKGNIVVLQGPLGQSGEIDRTKGIEQVLAKYPNIKVLARDTANWKRDEAVNKMKNWISGFGPQIDAVVSENDDMGLGALQALKESGRTGVPIVGIDGIEDGLNAVKSGEFIGTSLQNGTVELSAGLAVTDALIKKQQVNTAPVYIMPAITKDNVDVAYQHVVSDRAKFLSGLSALTAANLKTGDIAYEGIPGQKQP from the coding sequence ATGAGACTGACAACGACGTTCGTCGCCATCGCCTCGGCAACCGTGCTGGGGTTGGGACTGACCGCCTGCGGGGCGGGTGACACCGAGTCCCAGAGTGGCAAGACCCGCATCGGCGTCACGGTGTACGACATGAGCTCCTTCATCACCGCGGGCAAGGAGGGCATGGACCAGTACGCGAAGGACAACAATATCGAGCTGCTATGGAACTCCGCCAACGGCGACGTGTCCACCCAGGCCAGCCAGGTCGACTCCCTGATCAACCAGGGTGTCGCGGGCATCATCATCGTGCCGATCCAGGCGGATTCCCTTGGGCCGCAGGTGCAGACGGCCAAGGCAAAGGGCATTCCCCTGGTGGCGGTCAACGCGGCGCTGAACAACAAGGACGTGGCGGGCAACGTGCAGCCCGACGACGTGGCCGCGGGCGCGCAGGAGATGCAGATGATGGCCGACAAGCTCGGCGGCAAGGGCAACATCGTCGTGCTGCAGGGCCCGTTGGGCCAGTCCGGCGAGATCGACCGCACCAAGGGCATCGAGCAGGTGCTGGCCAAGTACCCGAACATCAAGGTACTCGCCAGGGACACCGCGAACTGGAAGCGCGACGAGGCCGTCAACAAGATGAAGAACTGGATCTCCGGCTTCGGCCCGCAGATCGACGCCGTGGTCTCGGAGAACGACGACATGGGACTCGGTGCGCTGCAGGCACTCAAGGAGTCCGGCCGCACGGGGGTGCCGATCGTCGGAATCGACGGCATCGAGGACGGCCTCAACGCGGTGAAGAGCGGCGAGTTCATCGGCACCTCGCTGCAGAACGGCACCGTCGAGCTGTCGGCGGGGCTGGCCGTGACCGACGCGCTGATCAAGAAGCAACAGGTCAACACCGCGCCGGTGTACATCATGCCGGCCATCACGAAGGACAACGTCGACGTCGCCTACCAGCACGTGGTGAGCGACCGGGCCAAGTTCCTCTCCGGTCTCAGCGCGCTGACGGCTGCCAACCTCAAGACCGGTGACATCGCCTACGAGGGCATTCCCGGTCAGAAGCAGCCCTGA
- a CDS encoding ABC transporter permease produces the protein MTTPLDTDETPDASGAPVVVSPTTGEPVRLFSREWISGIALRYSMVIIMLLVIAYFSYRSARFGTVDNLVTILVAAAPFALIALGQTLVVLTGGIDLSVGSVIAVSAMAAAATAKANPGQVWMTVLVAMVVGLAVGSLNGIMVSRINVPPFIATLGTLTAGSGLAYVIGGGAPINGLPAEFGSIANTKILGLTIPVLVMIVGIVVLAIVMKRTTYGMRVYAVGGNRNAAEIAGINAKNVLFGVYALSGLLAGISGVMLASRVISGPPNLGQGYELDAIAAVVIGGASLMGGRGTIWGTVLGLFIIQTLNNGLDILVVPAYWQDVIKGVLIVAAVAVDVWSTRRRT, from the coding sequence GTGACCACCCCACTGGACACCGACGAGACCCCGGACGCCTCGGGCGCGCCGGTCGTCGTCTCGCCCACGACGGGTGAGCCCGTCCGCCTGTTCTCCCGCGAGTGGATCAGCGGTATCGCGCTGCGCTACTCGATGGTCATCATCATGCTGCTGGTCATCGCGTACTTCAGTTACCGCAGTGCGCGCTTCGGCACCGTCGACAACCTGGTGACCATCCTGGTGGCCGCGGCGCCCTTCGCGCTCATCGCGCTCGGCCAGACGCTGGTGGTGCTGACTGGAGGCATCGACCTGTCGGTCGGCAGCGTGATCGCGGTGTCGGCGATGGCCGCCGCCGCCACGGCCAAGGCCAACCCCGGTCAGGTCTGGATGACGGTCCTGGTGGCGATGGTCGTCGGCCTGGCCGTCGGGTCCCTCAACGGAATCATGGTGTCGCGCATCAACGTTCCACCGTTCATCGCGACCCTCGGTACGCTCACGGCCGGCTCGGGCCTGGCCTACGTGATCGGCGGCGGTGCGCCCATCAACGGGTTGCCCGCCGAGTTCGGCTCGATCGCCAACACCAAGATCCTCGGCCTGACGATCCCGGTCCTGGTGATGATCGTCGGCATCGTCGTGCTGGCCATCGTGATGAAGCGGACCACCTACGGCATGCGGGTCTACGCCGTCGGCGGCAACCGCAACGCCGCCGAGATCGCCGGCATCAACGCCAAGAACGTGTTGTTCGGCGTCTACGCGCTGTCCGGTCTGCTGGCCGGCATCTCCGGCGTCATGCTCGCCTCCCGTGTGATCTCGGGTCCGCCCAACCTCGGTCAGGGTTACGAGCTCGATGCCATTGCGGCCGTGGTCATCGGCGGGGCCAGCCTCATGGGCGGCCGCGGCACCATCTGGGGAACGGTGCTGGGCCTGTTCATCATTCAGACGCTGAACAACGGGTTGGACATCCTGGTCGTGCCCGCGTACTGGCAGGACGTCATCAAGGGCGTGCTCATCGTTGCAGCGGTCGCGGTCGACGTCTGGTCGACCAGGCGCCGCACGTGA